One window of the Gemmatimonadota bacterium genome contains the following:
- a CDS encoding amidohydrolase family protein, with amino-acid sequence MSITHSGLGRAAALAFLVSAGAGGPGLHAQEMSFEEYEPRSTLVVPENPITRAHFPFVDVHNHLRGELTRARVDSIVAAMDELNLAVMVNLSGGRGDTLRQRIQALKGPYPNRFVVFANPSYEGIDAPGYAERTAARFERDVRNGAQGLKIFKDLGLSAVDSRGARIPVDDPRLDPLWAKAGELGVPVLIHSGDPAAFWLAHDRFNERWLELKQRPRRKRPADPSWEQIVGEQLNVFRKHPETKFIAAHMLWMANDLDRLGAVLDSLPNVMVELAAVIYEPGRQPRFAGRFFERYRDRILMGKDVWEPSEYYVYFRVLESEDEYFDYYRKRHAFWKMYGLGLPDEVLRKVYYENALRVIPGLDRSLFP; translated from the coding sequence TTGAGCATCACGCATTCAGGGTTGGGGCGCGCAGCAGCACTCGCGTTTTTGGTCTCCGCCGGCGCGGGAGGCCCCGGTCTCCACGCCCAGGAGATGAGCTTCGAGGAGTACGAGCCGCGGTCCACCCTCGTGGTTCCGGAGAACCCCATCACGCGGGCGCACTTCCCGTTCGTGGACGTGCACAACCACCTGCGTGGCGAACTCACGCGTGCGCGCGTGGACAGCATCGTCGCCGCCATGGACGAGTTGAACCTGGCGGTCATGGTCAACCTTTCCGGGGGGCGCGGCGATACCCTCCGACAGCGCATTCAGGCGCTGAAGGGTCCCTATCCGAACCGCTTCGTCGTGTTCGCCAACCCCTCCTACGAGGGCATCGACGCCCCGGGCTACGCCGAACGGACCGCCGCTCGCTTCGAGCGGGACGTCCGCAACGGCGCGCAGGGACTCAAGATCTTCAAGGACCTCGGGCTGTCGGCCGTGGACTCCCGTGGAGCCCGAATTCCGGTGGACGACCCGCGCCTCGATCCGTTGTGGGCCAAGGCCGGCGAGCTGGGGGTGCCGGTCCTGATCCACTCCGGAGACCCCGCGGCCTTCTGGCTGGCGCACGACCGGTTCAACGAGCGCTGGCTGGAGCTCAAGCAACGGCCGCGCCGCAAGCGCCCCGCCGACCCCTCCTGGGAACAGATCGTCGGGGAGCAGCTCAACGTGTTCCGGAAGCACCCGGAGACGAAGTTCATCGCCGCGCACATGCTCTGGATGGCCAACGATCTGGACAGGCTGGGAGCGGTGCTCGACTCGCTCCCCAACGTCATGGTCGAGCTCGCAGCGGTGATCTACGAACCGGGTCGTCAGCCGCGCTTCGCGGGGCGTTTCTTCGAGCGGTACCGGGACCGGATCCTCATGGGGAAGGACGTGTGGGAGCCGTCCGAGTACTACGTCTACTTTCGGGTGCTCGAGTCCGAGGACGAGTACTTCGACTACTACCGCAAGCGGCACGCGTTCTGGAAGATGTACGGCCTGGGGCTGCCCGACGAGGTGCTTCGCAAGGTGTACTACGAGAACGCGCTACGGGTAATCCCGGGTCTGGACCGGAGTCTTTTTCCGTAA